In Garra rufa chromosome 15, GarRuf1.0, whole genome shotgun sequence, a single genomic region encodes these proteins:
- the LOC141286830 gene encoding melanocortin receptor 3-like produces the protein MNDSYLQFSKGQKPANSTSLPPNGSTVDPPAGALCEQVQIQAEVFLTLGIVSLLENILVILAVVKNKNLHSPMYFFLCSLAAADMLVSVSNSLETIVIAVLNSRLLVASDHFVRLMDNVFDSMICISLVASICNLLAIAIDRYVTIFYALRYHSIVTVRRALVAIAAIWLVCVVCGIVFIVYSESKTVIVCLITMFFAMLVLMATLYVHMFLLARLHVQRIAALPPAAAGNPAPRQRSCMKGAVTISILLGVFVCCWAPFFLHLILLVSCPHHPLCLCYMSHFTTYLVLIMCNSVIDPLIYACRSLEMRKTFKEILCCFGCQPPL, from the coding sequence ATGAACGACTCGTACCTGCAGTTTTCTAAAGGGCAGAAACCTGCAAACAGCACATCTTTGCCTCCAAATGGCAGCACGGTCGATCCTCCAGCAGGGGCGCTGTGCGAGCAGGTTCAGATCCAGGCGGAGGTTTTTCTCACCTTGGGTATTGTGAGTCTTCTGGAGAACATCCTGGTCATTTTGGCCGTGGTCAAAAACAAGAACCTCCACTCTCCGATGTATTTTTTCCTGTGCAGCCTGGCTGCCGCGGACATGCTGGTGAGTGTTTCGAACTCTTTGGAGACCATTGTCATTGCTGTACTAAACAGTCGCCTTTTAGTGGCTAGTGACCATTTTGTGCGTTTGATGGACAATGTGTTTGATTCAATGATCTGCATTTCTCTCGTGGCATCAATCTGCAACCTCTTGGCGATCGCCATCGACCGCTATGTCACGATTTTTTATGCCTTACGCTACCACAGCATAGTGACCGTACGCAGAGCACTAGTGGCCATTGCTGCGATCTGGTTGGTGTGCGTGGTTTGTGGGATCGTCTTCATCGTTTACTCTGAGAGCAAGACCGTGATTGTTTGTCTAATCACAATGTTCTTTGCCATGCTGGTGCTTATGGCCACTCTCTACGTGCACATGTTTCTTCTCGCCAGACTTCACGTCCAAAGAATTGCAGCATTACCCCCAGCAGCCGCTGGCAACCCGGCTCCACGTCAACGCAGTTGCATGAAGGGAGCCGTGACAATCTCCATCCTCCTCGGCGTGTTTGTGTGTTGCTGGGCGCCATTTTTCCTCCACCTCATTCTGCTGGTGTCCTGTCCGCACCATCCACTCTGCCTCTGCTACATGTCTCACTTCACCACGTATCTGGTCCTCATCATGTGCAACTCTGTGATTGACCCCCTCATCTACGCCTGTCGCAGTCTGGAAATGAGGAAGACCTTTAAGGAGATACTCTGCTGTTTTGGCTGTCAGCCTCCACTTTAG